One Campylobacter concisus DNA segment encodes these proteins:
- the hisF gene encoding imidazole glycerol phosphate synthase subunit HisF has translation MNHFAKRIIPCLDVKDGRVVKGVNFVGLVDAGDPVEIAKRYNDEGADELCFLDITASHLGRDTIVDVVKKVASKLFIPLTVGGGIRTIDDISRLLNAGCDKVSLNSSAIKDPNLIDEAAKKFGSQCVVVAIDAKKIENGYSVFINGGRIDTKKDAFAWAKEVESRGAGEILLTSMDNDGVKQGFSLELTKIFSALSIPTIASGGAGKMEHFKDAFEAGADACLAASIFHFGEIEIKKLKEYLKANGVEVRL, from the coding sequence TTGAATCATTTCGCAAAACGCATAATCCCATGCCTCGACGTAAAAGACGGTAGGGTCGTAAAAGGTGTAAATTTCGTAGGACTTGTAGATGCTGGAGACCCAGTCGAGATAGCTAAAAGATACAACGACGAGGGCGCTGACGAGCTTTGCTTTTTGGATATCACAGCCTCTCACCTTGGCCGTGATACGATTGTTGATGTCGTAAAAAAGGTCGCAAGCAAGCTTTTTATACCGCTAACCGTTGGAGGTGGCATACGCACGATCGACGACATCTCTCGCCTTTTAAATGCAGGCTGCGACAAGGTGAGTCTAAACTCATCGGCGATAAAAGACCCAAATTTGATCGACGAAGCGGCTAAGAAATTTGGCTCGCAATGTGTTGTCGTGGCGATCGACGCTAAAAAGATCGAAAATGGTTATAGTGTTTTTATAAATGGCGGCAGGATCGATACCAAAAAAGATGCCTTTGCTTGGGCAAAAGAGGTCGAGTCGCGCGGAGCAGGGGAAATTTTACTAACGTCTATGGACAACGACGGCGTCAAGCAGGGCTTTAGTTTGGAGCTAACAAAGATATTTAGCGCGCTTTCTATACCGACTATCGCAAGCGGTGGTGCGGGGAAAATGGAGCATTTTAAAGATGCTTTTGAGGCTGGGGCTGATGCGTGCCTTGCTGCTTCGATATTTCACTTTGGCGAGATAGAGATAAAAAAGCTAAAAGAGTATCTCAAAGCAAACGGCGTTGAGGTTAGGCTTTGA
- a CDS encoding DEAD/DEAH box helicase, producing MSRANTLKYFLLSQYLEPKTLDEPKKTNSKFKKSMDIEIANFDEKFMQILRAFDRSLLKNGVEISIYGGIFETDLLALAISKLAKVKFEKEQILDELRSEQTSFEKAFCYKLKLSGDLVFCKNEQNFALKDANLDDELSSFFTPNSSNELFIPTALWAMVRLNRLKEISQNDFNKECEHIKDKISIHKEKMRLSDYVKVVHEELKSSLKTPFCKDVIRLEVRIADPNFKENDTLLNSFFIDDINLLIKFYESGRTHELTDQFLDEGGENKFERLDVRDELNQRAVRDFFSAERYPRSAFASDFALNFSQQMALNNIIEKFKDGNGGIYSVNGAPGTGKTTLLKDVMAEVVTLRAMKLAQMSRHDIFEPVYDSDEKALYFRLNDELQGYEMVVSSCNNGAVEILSKELSQLKSIGDYKDEIDYFKFIATRLLSADEKSKYGEKSFISKPAWGLFCVALGSKQNKSNFVFNAINGVKIEPTHSQFDKIASEYGEFLEQDGFLMGLGKYLAVGEGVDDFDVAKEKFNLALHEINLLFSEIRIKEEELKSLKSELADVDRRLESYNSAKQIEEFLSPLESEFASVSDELSAKKAEFSELTRLVSQNEALQEYLNLPQKPAFFAFQQIFKTEAFEKYNDEALKVGEINRQIAEQNLKASRQNGESKEKNEARLNELKNEIAGQQSRAAELNTKINLYKRLQSDFARRQKILGRSEELDTFLNGSFSQSNEEMQKGMPFMMEFGIDQKFHKTKLFKARIELFKEALNLHKAAIFACKEAVRTNLRALSVIFNDEKMAEKNGLDAKHRREIIKGLFLLMPVVSSTFASFNNTFKDLLNGDIGMLLIDEAGQANLTNALGALLRSKMAVVVGDPLQLEPVVTLPVSLNNAILSYCEAKDEFNLLKSSVQLRADKAQKIGTYIKGSGESIWVGSPLIVHRRCANPMFDISNETTYDDMMILGRDGASKFANTNVQTKWIDVSSGEWIGNYNKAEGRVVKELLAGELASQNYNIRIITPFKDVCRNLKGAGTIHTMQGKEADVIVFVLGGATKGARAWAASKPNLLNVALTRAKEVIYIVGNRENWASLPYFEVAARKIDKG from the coding sequence TTGAGTAGGGCAAATACCTTAAAATACTTTTTATTATCACAATATTTAGAGCCAAAAACCTTAGACGAGCCAAAAAAGACAAATAGCAAATTTAAAAAATCAATGGATATTGAGATCGCAAATTTCGATGAGAAATTTATGCAAATTTTAAGAGCATTTGACAGGTCACTTTTAAAAAATGGTGTAGAAATTTCGATTTATGGCGGCATTTTTGAGACTGACTTGCTCGCTCTTGCGATATCAAAGCTAGCAAAGGTGAAATTTGAAAAAGAGCAAATTTTAGATGAGCTGAGGTCTGAGCAAACGAGCTTTGAAAAGGCATTTTGTTATAAGCTTAAGCTCTCTGGCGATCTAGTATTTTGCAAAAATGAGCAAAATTTTGCTTTAAAAGATGCAAATTTAGATGATGAGCTAAGCTCATTTTTCACGCCAAACTCATCAAATGAGCTTTTCATCCCAACGGCTCTTTGGGCGATGGTGCGCCTAAACCGCCTAAAAGAGATCAGCCAAAATGACTTTAACAAAGAGTGCGAGCACATCAAGGATAAAATTTCTATCCACAAAGAGAAAATGCGGCTTAGCGACTATGTAAAAGTAGTCCATGAGGAGCTAAAAAGCTCGCTAAAGACACCATTTTGTAAAGACGTGATCAGGCTTGAAGTAAGGATCGCTGATCCAAATTTTAAAGAGAACGACACCCTTTTAAATAGCTTTTTTATAGATGATATAAATTTGCTTATCAAATTTTATGAGTCAGGCAGGACGCACGAGCTAACGGATCAGTTTTTAGACGAGGGCGGTGAGAATAAATTTGAGCGGCTTGATGTTAGAGATGAGCTAAATCAAAGGGCGGTTAGGGACTTTTTTAGTGCTGAGCGCTACCCAAGATCGGCCTTTGCAAGTGATTTTGCCTTAAATTTCTCACAGCAAATGGCTCTAAACAATATAATTGAGAAATTTAAAGATGGAAATGGTGGAATTTACAGCGTAAATGGCGCTCCAGGCACTGGAAAAACGACGCTTTTAAAGGATGTGATGGCTGAAGTGGTGACGCTTAGGGCGATGAAACTCGCGCAAATGAGCAGGCATGATATCTTTGAGCCAGTTTATGACAGCGATGAAAAGGCGCTTTATTTTAGGCTAAATGACGAGCTACAAGGCTACGAGATGGTCGTTAGCTCTTGCAATAACGGCGCGGTTGAGATTTTAAGCAAGGAGCTAAGCCAGTTAAAGAGCATAGGGGATTATAAGGACGAGATTGATTATTTTAAATTTATAGCCACAAGGCTGCTCTCGGCTGATGAAAAGAGTAAATATGGCGAGAAGTCCTTTATCTCAAAGCCAGCTTGGGGGCTATTTTGCGTGGCGCTTGGCTCAAAGCAAAACAAGTCAAATTTTGTTTTTAATGCGATTAACGGCGTAAAGATCGAGCCAACTCACAGCCAGTTTGACAAGATCGCAAGTGAGTACGGCGAGTTTTTGGAGCAAGATGGCTTTTTGATGGGGCTTGGCAAGTACCTTGCAGTGGGTGAGGGCGTAGATGACTTTGACGTGGCAAAGGAGAAATTTAACCTTGCACTTCACGAGATAAATTTACTTTTTAGTGAGATCAGGATCAAAGAAGAGGAGCTAAAGAGCTTAAAAAGTGAGCTAGCTGATGTTGATAGAAGACTAGAGAGCTATAACTCAGCTAAGCAGATAGAGGAGTTTTTATCTCCGCTTGAGAGCGAATTTGCTAGCGTTAGTGACGAGCTTAGCGCTAAAAAGGCTGAATTTAGCGAGCTAACAAGGCTTGTTAGTCAAAATGAGGCCTTGCAGGAGTATTTAAATTTACCGCAAAAGCCAGCATTTTTTGCCTTTCAGCAAATCTTTAAGACAGAGGCCTTTGAAAAGTATAATGACGAGGCGCTAAAGGTCGGCGAGATAAACCGCCAGATAGCTGAGCAAAATTTAAAAGCTAGCAGGCAAAATGGCGAGAGCAAAGAGAAAAACGAGGCAAGGCTAAATGAGCTAAAAAACGAGATAGCAGGGCAGCAGAGCAGGGCAGCAGAGCTAAATACTAAGATAAATCTTTACAAAAGGCTGCAAAGCGACTTTGCTAGACGCCAAAAGATACTTGGTAGGAGCGAGGAGCTAGATACCTTTCTAAACGGCAGCTTTAGCCAGAGCAACGAAGAGATGCAAAAGGGTATGCCATTTATGATGGAATTTGGCATAGATCAGAAATTTCACAAGACAAAGCTTTTTAAGGCTAGGATAGAGCTTTTTAAAGAGGCACTAAATTTACACAAGGCAGCGATATTTGCCTGCAAAGAGGCTGTCAGGACAAATTTGCGTGCCCTTAGTGTTATCTTTAACGATGAAAAGATGGCAGAGAAAAATGGCCTTGATGCAAAACATAGACGTGAGATCATCAAGGGGCTATTTTTACTAATGCCAGTTGTTAGCTCGACTTTTGCCTCGTTTAATAACACCTTTAAAGACCTTTTAAATGGCGATATAGGCATGCTTTTGATAGATGAAGCAGGGCAGGCAAATTTAACTAACGCGTTAGGCGCACTACTTCGCTCAAAGATGGCTGTCGTGGTCGGCGATCCGCTTCAACTTGAGCCAGTCGTAACACTACCTGTTAGTTTAAATAACGCAATCCTTAGTTACTGCGAGGCAAAAGATGAGTTTAACCTACTAAAATCATCAGTACAGCTAAGAGCCGACAAAGCGCAAAAGATCGGCACATATATAAAAGGTAGTGGCGAGAGTATCTGGGTTGGCTCGCCACTCATTGTGCATAGAAGGTGCGCTAACCCTATGTTTGATATCTCAAACGAGACTACATATGACGATATGATGATACTTGGGCGAGATGGGGCTAGTAAATTTGCAAACACTAACGTGCAAACAAAGTGGATAGACGTTAGCTCTGGGGAGTGGATAGGCAACTACAACAAAGCCGAAGGTCGGGTGGTTAAAGAACTCTTGGCAGGTGAGCTAGCTAGCCAAAATTATAACATCAGGATAATAACGCCATTTAAGGATGTTTGTAGAAATTTAAAAGGTGCTGGCACTATCCACACTATGCAGGGCAAAGAGGCTGATGTTATCGTCTTTGTGTTAGGCGGTGCGACAAAGGGCGCTAGGGCGTGGGCTGCTAGCAAGCCAAACCTGCTAAACGTGGCGCTAACAAGGGCAAAAGAGGTTATTTACATAGTTGGAAACCGAGAAAATTGGGCGAGTTTGCCCTACTTTGAGGTAGCAGCCAGAAAGATAGACAAAGGATAA